One part of the Equus caballus isolate H_3958 breed thoroughbred chromosome 30, TB-T2T, whole genome shotgun sequence genome encodes these proteins:
- the SRP9 gene encoding signal recognition particle 9 kDa protein — protein sequence MPQYQTWEEFSRAAEKLYLADPMKARVVLKYRHSDGSLCIKVTDDLVCLVYRTDQAQDVKKIEKFHSQLMRLMVAKESRSVAMETD from the exons ATGCCGCAGTACCAGACCTGGGAGGAGTTCAGTCGCGCGGCCGAGAAGCTCTACCTCGCCGACCCCATGAAG gcACGTGTGGTTCTCAAATATAGGCATTCTGATGGGAGTTTGTGTATTAAAGTAACAGATGATTTAGTT TGTTTGGTGTATAGAACAGACCAAGCTCAAGATGTAAAGAAGATTGAGAAATTCCACAGTCAACTAATGCGACTTATGGTAGCCAAGGAATCCCGCAGTGTTGCCATGGAAACGGACTGA